From the genome of Oscillospiraceae bacterium:
GACGGCCTGCAGGCGATCGATGCCTATATTGAAAAGAAGCTTGCAGAAGGAGCTGCAGTGCGAAAGGAGTTGCATCATGAATAAAATCCGCATTTTAAATCAGCAGGAAGTGTCGTCTTTGCTGAACCTTTCTGACGCGATCGCCGCGGTAGAAAAAGCATACCGACAAAAAACAATTGGAGAAGGTTCACTCTGGCCGATGGTCTTTCATGAATTTGATCCCGGTCATGCCGATCTGGACATCAAATCCGGGGATTTGCGCGCAGATGGAATCTTTGGCTTTAAGCTGGTATCTTGGTTTGAAGCGAATTCTCAAAACGGTCTGCCGGAACTGTTAGGCACATCCATGCTGTTTGATATTCGCACGGGTGCACCCGTTGCCTTGCTCAACGCAAGCGCTTTGACCGGGTTGCGCACCGGCGCAGCGGCGGCAATCGGTGCAAAATACCTGGCCAGACCTGATGCGCACACATTATTGATGGCAGGCACCGGTTCATTGGCTCCCTATGTCATAGCCGCGACCCTGCTAGTATGTCCGAACATCCATTGCATACTTTTGAGCAATCCTCATCATCCGGATAAGGCTAAAGACCGGCTGGCAGACATCCGGGCGCAGGTAAACGGGCTTTTGCGCAATGCCGGAGGCAAATGGGAACACGAGATTTTAGCCATTGAAGATCTGGCACAGGCGGCTGCTCAGAGCGACGTGATTATCACAGCCACGCCGTCCCGCATCCCATTCTTACGCGCAGAATGGATCAGACCCGGCACACATATCAGTTGCCTTGGTGCAGACATGACCGGCAAGCGGGAGCTTTCCTCAGATCTGCTGAAAAAATCCATGCTGGTAGCAGATGACCGCGTGCAGAGCCTGAATGTGGGAGAAAGCGAAATGGCTGTTTCGGATGGCAGTATAACACCGGAACACATTTGTGGGGAGATTGGAGATATAATTTCCGGAAAGATCCCTGGCCGTACTGATCTTGAGCAAATTACTGTTTTCGACTCGACTGGCATTGTCCTACAGGACCTGGCCTGTTGCGCGGAAGTTTTACGAAAGGCTGAAGCCGCAATGATAGGAACCATGATTACTCTGTAATAGCAACGAATTAATCACATTGCGAAGAATTTCTAAGTAAGCGTTAAATTAGTGCGGATTTTTTATCAAAAGGGACAGCCTTCGGGCTGTTCTTTGGTACTATAAAAAGCGTAGATGTAAGATGCCGACGGGCGTTTCACATTTGCGCTTATTCTTTTACAATGAGGGAGTAATTGGTTCGGCGTGGCTGTTCTTGGAGCATAGCCTCCGACATAAAAACTGCCGGCCATCCCTTATTGTAAACATTCGATTAAGCAGGTTGAAACCCTATTGGGCTTTCGCGTAACGAACCAAACTGAATCGCAATGAGCGCAGATGGACAACAATTACAAATACTTATTCAGGAGGTTTGGAATGACCAGCGTAGGTATCGATGTATCAAAAGAAAAGAGCACTGTTTGCATTTTAAGGCCGTATGGAGAGGTAGTGGCATCTCCCTATGAGATACCCCATACCGAGTCGGAAGTCAAATCACTCGTAGACCGTGTTTGTTCCTTGGAAGGCGAAGTTAGGGTTGTTATGGAGGCAACAGGAGGTTATCACCTTCCGCTGCTGGCCTGTCTTAAGCAGGCAGGACTGTTTGTCAGTGTCATCAATCCGCTTATTATGAAAAAGTACGCCTCATCATCTCTGCGCAAAGGAAAAACCGACAAGCTGGATTCTGTGCGAATCGCAAATTTCGGTATAGACAACTGGTTTAAGCTGATTGATTATTCTGCTCCCAAAGGAATTTATGAGCAACTAAGAATACTCGGGAGACAGTATTCCCATTACATTACCATGAAAATAGAAAGCAAGCTGACGTTGACGGATTTGCTTGACCGAACTATGCCAGGAATCAAGAAACTCCTGAGTGGTAAGCGGTCTGAGGAACCCACTAAAGATAAGCTCTGCGATTTTGTTGAAGAATACTGGCACTATGACAACATTACGAAAAGGAGTGAGGCTCGGTTTGTCTGTGAATACTGCCGTTGGGCAAAAAAGAAAGGATACCATGCAAACGAAGCCAAAGCAAAGAAGATCTATGCTATGGCCCGCGATGGTATCCCTACTTTGCCTTCAAGCGCCGCATCGATCAAAATGTTAACGTTGGAAGCAGTGAGAGTCCTTAAGGAAATTAACCGAACTCTGGAAACCATTTTAACACAGATGCAGGAACTTGCAACCACTTTGCCGGAGTACGGCGTTGTGCGTGACATGAAGGGCGTGGGTAATGTCTTAGCGCCCCGGCTTATTGCGGAAATTGGAGACGTGCGCCGCTTCCACAGTGGCAGTGCTCTAGTTGCTTTTGCTGGCATTGATTCTCCACCATTTCAGTCTGGCGGCTTCACGGGCACACAGCGCAGAATCTCCAAGCGCGGTTCTGCACTACTGCGTAAAACTGGTTACGAGGTGATGAAATGTCTTAAATCTACAAAACCTTCTCAGGATGCTGCTGTCTATCTCTTTATGCTGAAAAAAGAGGGCGAGGGCAAGCCTAAAAAAGTTGCTAAAGTAGCGGCGTTAAACAAGTTTTTGCGTATTTACTATGCACGTGTGATGGAGGTTTACAGAAGCTAATTCTGTTCTAATCATTGATCAAATTGGTCAACTGCACTTATGCTGTTGGCCTGCTTTGCTATACATAAATGAAAAATTAAAAAATTTAGATCCTGCTTAAGAAATACTTGACTTTCCTTAGCAGGTTTTTTTGCCCAAAACACTGGAAGGAGGATTTTCACTATGCCGAGTAATGTGCAGGCTTTGGCACAGATGGCCGACCATGCGGCAACGCAGATCACCGCCAGTCACGAGAGCTGGACGGATTTTCTGAAAACCGCCGCGCGGCTCTATAAATACCCATACCATGAGCAACTCATGATCTACGCCCAGCGCCCCGACGCGACGGCCTGCGCCGGATATGAGCTTTGGAACGAAAAAATGCGCCGTTATGTCCGGCGCGGCAGCAAGGGAATCGCCCTCATCGACGCTTCCGGCGACAGGCCGGGAATTCGGTACGTCTTTGATATTTCCGATACGGGCGGCAGGGAGAATTCCCGCCGGCCGTACCTTTGGCAGTATCGCCCGGAGCATGAGGACGCAGTTGCGGCGGCGCTGGAGCAGGAATATGGGATTTCCGGCGAAAAGGGCCTTGCCGATCAGTTGGAGCAGATCGCCGGACAGATGGCAAAGGAGTATTGGGAGGATCATCAGTATGACATCCTCCACACCGTTGACGGCAGCTTTTTAGAGGAATATGATGAATTCAACATCGGAGCACAGTTCCGAAACGCCGCCTCTGTCAGCATGACCTACGCCCTCATGTCCCGCTGCGGTCTGGAACCCGACGAATCCTTTGAGCATGAGGACTTTCTGAGCATCTTTGATTTCAACACGCCCGATACCGTCGCCGCCCTCGGTTCGTCGGTCAGCGAAGGAAGTCAAAGGGTGCTGCGGCAGATTGAAGTCACCATTAAAAATTATGAACGCGAACATCTCGCGGAAAGGAGTGCCACACATGGAGAACAACCTGACTTACAGCCGGAACGGGGATTACCTGATTCCCGATCTGACGATCACGCAGCCGACGGAGAGCATCGGGAAATACGGGAGGATGCGGAAGAATTACCTGAAGGAGCACCGTCCGGTCCTGTACAGCAGCCTGCTGCTGTCGGAGAAGCTGTACCCGCACCTGTTGGAGATCGAGAGGACGGCGACGGCGCGGCTGGAACGGATGATGCCGGAACTGATGAAATCGGCGGGCGTGACGGAAAGCCTGAAAGCGTCAAACCCAATGCACTGGGTGGGCCTCATGAACAACCTCAAAGCGCAGGCCGAGGAAACGATTCTGACGGAACTTATCTACAGCTAAGTTTCTTCCCATCGGAGCAGGAACAAATACAGAAAATTGACGAAGCGGAGAGCGAAAAGCCCTCCGCTTTTTCCATGCCCACGCCGCAGAAGCCGGAAAAAAGCGGCACGGCCCAAGCCGACATTGACACCGCCCTTCAGGAATGGAACGGCGATATTGAGAGCAAACACGCCGTTGCTGAATATATGCGGGAACATGCCCGTGACAAGGACACGGCGGCGTTTCTGCGCACCGAGTACGGCGACGATCTTCCGGCCTTTCCCGTTACCGTGGGCCACACATCGACGGATTTGCCTTGGCCGAAGGTGCAGCGGCGCATCGCCCAGCTCATCCGGGAAAATCGGTTTTACACACAGGAAGAACAGCCCGTGCCGCCCGATCTGAGTGGCCAACCGATCACCCGCACCGGCGATACCATCGAGAACGGTATCACTTTCCATAATGTGGTCTTGACGCTTTCCGGCGCGCAAAGGGATGATACCCAGCGGACGATTCCCGACAGCGCCGCAATTTTATATCCTTACAAGGTGGGCGACACGGTATATCTGGACAATAAGCCCTTTGAGATCACCGACATCGGTACTTCCGACATCCAGCTCCGCGACCCTGCACTTGCCTATCCCATCTTTCGCGCCGAAAGCCGGGAGGACTTTGAAAGTTTGCTGCGGCAGGATTCCCGGAACGGTCCCATCACGGAATTTCTGGCTGCGGACTTGGAGCACACGGACGCCGATCTGCGGGAAGCCCTGACCTCCGGCCTGCTGGAACAGCGGGACAAGGAACATATCGCGGGATATTTCCGCGAAAACGAGGGCAACACACGTGTGGCCCAGCGCCTTTCCGAAACCTACGCCGGTACTTCCGATACGATGGAGCTGACCACCGGCGAGACGGCGGATTTTTTTGCCACCACCACGGGTTTCGAGATTGATATTCACGACAAGTACAACAGCCGCCGGAGCGCCCGGTGGGAAGAAATCGCCCCCATTCTCCGCGCTTTGTATCAGCGGGAGCAGGACGGTTTTTCCCATGAGCCGGTTTTGCGGGAGCCTGCCAATCTGGAGGGTAAGCCGTCCTATCAACCGGGCGATCACGCGGTGCTGGATTACGGCGGGCAGGAACTGTCCGGCACCGTGGGCTATGTTGGGGATAAGGACGTGCGCATCGACACCGGCCCCTATTCGTGGAGCCATGAGGTTGTCAGCCGGGACGCCTTTGAAAACGGCATCCGGCAGGACGAACGCAACGCCTCTTTATTTACACCGGAGCAGCCCGCCGCCGGAAATTTCCGCATCACCGACGATCATTTGGGAGAGGGCGGCGCGAAAACCAAGTACGGGTACAATATCGCCGCCATTCGCACTTTGAATACCATTGAGGCCGAGGGCCGTACCGCGACGCCGGAGGAACAGGACACCCTTTCCCGGTACGTCGGCTGGGGCGGCATCCCGCAGGCGTTTGACCCGGATAACACTTCGTGGTCAAAGGAATACACTGAACTGGTCGGCGCGCTGACCGCCGAAGAATACGAAATGGCGCGGGCCTCCACGCTAAACGCCCACTACACCAGCCCGACCGTTATCAAGGCCATTTATGAGGCCGTGAAAAATCTCGGCTTTCAGACCGGCAACATATTGGAACCGGCCTGCGGCGTCGGGAATTTCTTTGGGTTACTTCCCGAAGAACTGTCTGGAAGTCATTTATACGGCGTGGAGTTGGACAGCATCACGGGCCGGATCGCCAAGCAGCTCTATCCCAACGCCAACATTACCGTGGCGGGCTTTGAAACCACCGACCGGAAAGACTTTTTCGACCTCGCCGTGGGCAACGTGCCGTTCGGCAGCTACAAGGTTTCCGACCGGGCCTACGACAAGCTCGGTTTTCCGATTCACGATTACTTTTTTGCCAAAACACTCGATCAGGTGCGACCGGGCGGCGTGATCGCGTTCGTGACCAGCCGCTACACGATGGATAAGCAGTCCCCGGATGTGCGGCAGTATATCGCCCAGCGCGCGGAGCTGCTGGGAGCTATCCGGCTTCCCAGCAACGCTTTCAAAGCCAACGCCGGAACGGAAGTTACCACCGACATCCTTTTTCTCCAAAAGCGCGACCGGCCTATCGACATTGAACCCGATTGGGTGCATCTCGGACAGACTGAGGATGGAATCCCCGTCAACAGCTATTTTGCCGACCACCCGGAAATGGTGCTGGGAACCATCCAGTGGGACGATAAGATGCACGGGGATAAAAAGGAAACGACGTGCGAACCGTTGCCCGACGCCGATCTTGCCCAGCAGCTCCATGAGGCGGTTTCGCACCTTCAGGGGCGGATTGCTGAAGCGAAGCTGCCGGATCTCGGTGAGAATGAGGAAATCGACGATTCCCTCCCGGCAGACCCCGAAGTGAAAAACTATTCCTATACCGTTGTGGACGGCAAGGTGTACTATCGGGAGAATTCCCGCATGGTGCGGCCGGAGTTGAACGAGACGGCCAAGGCCCGCGTCATGGGCATGGTGGAGCTGCGGGACTGTGTGCAGAAGCTCATCAACCAGCAGCTCGACGAATACGCTTCCGACGCGGAAATCCGAAACACGCAAGCGGAATTGAATCGGCTCTACGACACTTTTTCCACAAAATACGGCCTCATCAACTCGCGCGGGAACAGCCTCGCGTTTGCGGAGGATTCTTCGTACTATCTGCTCTGCTCTCTGGAAGTGATTGACGAGGACGGCAAGCTGGAACGCAAGGCCGACATGTTCACTAAGCGCACCATCCGTCAGCGGAAAATCATCACTTCCGTGGACACGGCATCGGAAGCTCTCTCGCTCTCCATCGCGGAAAAGGCGCGGGTGGACATGGACTACATGGCTTCCCTCACCGGCAAAACGCCGGAGGCGCTGGCTGACGAGCTTCGGGGCGTCATTTTCCGCGACCTTGGTGAACAGGGCCCGGCAAGCGTTCCGAAAGCCTTTTACAAGCTGGACAGCATTCCGTTTGTTACCGCCGACGAATATCTTTCCGGCAACGTGCGCCGCAAGCTGCGGCTGGCCAAGGCTCTGGCGGAAATGCGGCCCGACCTTGCGGAGAAAATCGCCCCCAACATCGAGGCGCTGAAAGCCGCCCAGCCGAAGGACCTGGACGCCTCGGAGATTGAAGTGCGGCTCGGCGCGACCTGGATCGACAAGGGATACATCCAACAGTTTATGGAGGAACTCTTAAACCCGCCGTCCGGTGTGCGTGACGGCATCCGGGTGAACTATTCCTCGTTTACAGCGGAATGGGCCATTTCGGGCAAAAATAGCGTCGGGTACAACAACGTGGCGGCGTATGTCACCTACGGCACCGACCGGGCCAACGCCTACCGGATTCTGGAGGACAGCCTAAATCTCCGGGACACGCGGATCTATGATACCGTGACCGACCCGGACGGCAAGGAGCGCCGCGTGCTCAATTCCAAGGAAACGACTCTCGCCCAACAGAAGCAGCAGGCTATCAAGGACGCTTTCCGCGACTGGATCTGGAAAGACCCGGAGCGGCGTCAGACCCTGACGAAAAAATACAACGAGCTGTTCAATTCCAGCCGCCCGCGTGAATACGACGGGCGGCATCTTGTATTTCCCGGCATGAATCCCGAAATCAAGCTGCGGGAGCATCAGCTCAACGCCGTGGCGCACCAGCTTTACGGCGGAAACACCCTGCTTGCGCATGTGGTAGGCGCGGGCAAAACCTATGAAATGGTTGCTGCCGCAATGGAGGGCAAACGATTGGGGCTGTGTCAAAAATCCCTGTTTGCCGTGCCGAACCACCTGACAGAGCAGTGGGCTTCCGAATTCCTGCGACTATATCCCTCGGCCAATATTCTCGTCACCACCAAAAAGGATTTCGAAAAACGCAACCGCAAGAAATTCTGCGCACGGATCGCCACCGGCGACTACGACGCGATCATCATGGGTCATTCGCAGTTTGAGAAAATCCCCGTCTCGCTGGAACGTCAAAAACGGCTGATTCAGGAGCAGATCTGGGAAATTGAAAACGGGCTGGAAGAACTCAAAGACAGCGGCGCAGAGCAGTTTACCATCAAGCAATTGGAGCGCACGAAAAAGGGACTTGAGGCCCGGTTAAAACGACTCAACGACAACTCCCGCAAGGATGATGTCGTCACCTTTGAACAGCTCGGCGTGGACCGCCTGTTCGTGGATGAAGCGCACAATTACAAAAATTTGTTCCTCTACACGAAAATGCGCAACGTGGCGGGCCTTTCCACCACCGACGCACAGAAATCCAGCGACATGTTTCTGAAATGCCGGTATCTTGACGAAATCACGCACAGCCGGGGCGTCGTATTTGCTACCGGGACGCCGGTTTCCAACAGTATGACGGAATTATATACGATGATGCGCTACCTCCAGTACGAAACCCTGAAAGAGCGTAACCTCATTCATTTCGACTGCTGGGCCTCGACGTTCGGGGAAACCGTGACGGCCATCGAGTTGGCCCCGGAGGGGACTGGCTACCGGGCGCGGACGCGCTTCGCCCGATTCTACAATCTGCCAGAGCTGATGCTGCTGTTCAAGGAAGCGACGGACATCAAGACCGCCGACCAGCTCAACCTTCCCACGCCGAAAGCCGTATACCACAACGAAGTCGCGCAGCCCTCGGAGATTCAGAAAGAGATGGTTAAAAAACTCTCGGAGCGCGCTGCCGCCGTCCATTCCGGTGCCGTTGATCCTACCGTGGACAATATGCTGAAGATTACGTCGGATGGGCGCAAGCTCGGCCTCGATCAGCGCGTCATCAACCCAATGTTGCCCGACAATCCCGGCAGCAAGGTCAACATGTGCGTCAACAATGTTTTCCGATTCTGGCACGACGGGCAGGACAAAAAGCTGACGCAGCTTATTTTCTGCGACATTTCCACCCCAAAGAGCCGCGCCGCCGCGAAGGAGGAACGTGCGGTTCGGGCCGGTGGGAAGCTCGCGGTCGGCACGGAGCTTCACGCCCTTCAGGACGCTACGCCGGATGCCGACGCGCCGGAACCGTTCAGCGTTTACTCGGACATCCGGGATAAGCTTATCGCGCGGGGCGTCCCTGCCGGTGAAATCGCGTTCATCCATGACGCCGATACAGAAGTGAAGAAAAAGGAGCTGTTCGCAAAGGTGCGCGCCGGACAGGTACGCGTCCTCATGGGCAGCACCGCCAAGATGGGAGCCGGGATGAACGTGCAGGACCTTTTGATCGCCTCCCACGATCTGGACTGTCCGTGGAGGCCGGGCGACCTGGAACAGCGATCCGGTCGCATTATCCGGCAGTACAACACCAACCCGGAAGGGCATATTTTCCGTTACGTCACCGAAGGGACATTCGATTCGTACCTCTGGCAGACTGTGGAAAATAAGCAGAAATTCATTTCACAGATCATGACCAGCAAAAGCCCCGTCCGCTCCTGTGAGGATATTGACGAGACGGCGCTTTCCTACGCGGAAATCAAGGCGCTGTGCGCCGGGGACGAGCGGATCAAGGAGAAGATGGACCTCGACATGGACGTGGCCAAGCTGAAACTCATGAAAGCCAACCATCAGAGCCAGCAGTTCCGGCTGGAGGACAATCTGCTCAAATACTTCCCGGAGGAAATTGAGCGGAATAAAGGGTTCATCAAAGGTTTGGAAACGGATATGGCGACGCTGGAGGCGCACCCGCATCCGAAGGACGGATTTGCCGGGATGGTGGTGCGGGGCGATTCTCTCACCGACAAGGACAACGCCGGAGCCGCCATTCTGGAAGCCTGCAAAGAAGTCAAGGGATTGGAACCGATGGAGATCGGCAGCTACCGGGGCTTTACCGTGTCGCTGTCCGTGGAGGGGTTCGGACAGGATTTTATCCTTACCCTTAAAGGACAGATGACCCACCGTGTTACGCTCGGCAAGGACGCGCGCGGCAATCTGATCCGTATCGACAACGCGCTTTCCGATATGCCGAAGCGGTTGCAGAATGTCCACGCCCAGCTTGATAATCTTCATTCGCAGATGGATGCGGCAAAGGCCGAGATCGGAAAGCCATTCCCGCAGGAAGCGGAGCTTGCGCAAAAGAGCGCCCGCCTTGCGGAGCTGAACGCGCTGCTGGACATCGACAGCCGCACCCCAGCCCAGCGGCAGGCGTCGGAGGTTCTGGAGAAAAGTGAAAGGCCCTCTGTGCTGAAAAACCTGAAAGAGCCGTGTGTCTGCGGAACGGGCAGAAAACCAAAACACGAATTGGCCCGATAGAGAAACGGCTCCGGCACGGAATTATTTTGTGTCGGAGCCGTCGTTCCGGGAAGCAGCGGCCTTTGCCCTGCGTTTCTGCTTTTGTTCGGATTTCTTTCGGCGTTTTTCATCTATCTCATGCAGCCAAACGCTGACCGGCGCTTTCCACGGTTCGCTTTTATTGGGGATGTTTTTGACAAGACTACGTGGGTTCAGACCGAGGCGTTTGGCAAGATCAATATCCTCATTGTTTAACCGGCATTTCTTTTTCGCGTCCTGCCACATCTGTTCGCTGTATGCCATTTTTCACCCCGCTTTACTCTAAAGATTTTATCACATATTACTTGATTTTGAAATCAGGAGGTTTCATATGAATACGATACCCGTCTACAAATATCCGGCGACTTACGCCCATGAGCATAATGAACTGGAGATTTACCGTGCGTCCCACAAGGCGAACATTGCCTGCCGGGATGCCATCGACGATGCTATCCGAGACAATTACCGAAATAATTGTCTCGGCAGCGACAGTGCAAAACAGGTCATTGCCGAGTTTGGATTTGACCGCACTCTCTATGTGCTTGCGAACACTGTCCGCGAGAAAGATTGGGATGGGCGCATTGACCGCAGAAATAAGGATTGGGCGCGGACAATTCCTGTCTTTGACGATGAGAACGGCTTTGGGGATAATCGAAACCTGGAATTTATCGTAGATAGAGCGCATCCCGGTCTGTTAGACCTTTTCATCAATCAGGCGCGGCGCGAATACCTTCTGACCCAGCCGCTGACCAAAGAGGACATTCAGTCGGAGGCCACGCGGCTGCTCCGGCGTCTGCAATCCGAACGTGAGCCGAACAGTCCCAGCGGTACGCATTTCATGGCGCAGATTTCGCCGGATTTTCTGATCCGCGCTTCCACCAAAGATCAGGACCGGCTGTTTGCCATGCTTCCGTTCAAGTCCCTGTCATTTTCCACGATCAAAGACCGGAAGGGAATTTTCGCGTTCATCCAGAAGGATGAAAACCGCGACCAACCGCTTCGCCAGCGCAAGCCGTCCGTGCGGAAAAAGCTGCAAAAAACACAGGCCGAGCCAAAGCCGCCCGCCTCATCCAAGGGCAAAGAAATGGAGCTGTGA
Proteins encoded in this window:
- a CDS encoding ornithine cyclodeaminase family protein gives rise to the protein MNKIRILNQQEVSSLLNLSDAIAAVEKAYRQKTIGEGSLWPMVFHEFDPGHADLDIKSGDLRADGIFGFKLVSWFEANSQNGLPELLGTSMLFDIRTGAPVALLNASALTGLRTGAAAAIGAKYLARPDAHTLLMAGTGSLAPYVIAATLLVCPNIHCILLSNPHHPDKAKDRLADIRAQVNGLLRNAGGKWEHEILAIEDLAQAAAQSDVIITATPSRIPFLRAEWIRPGTHISCLGADMTGKRELSSDLLKKSMLVADDRVQSLNVGESEMAVSDGSITPEHICGEIGDIISGKIPGRTDLEQITVFDSTGIVLQDLACCAEVLRKAEAAMIGTMITL
- a CDS encoding SNF2-related protein encodes the protein MNPEIKLREHQLNAVAHQLYGGNTLLAHVVGAGKTYEMVAAAMEGKRLGLCQKSLFAVPNHLTEQWASEFLRLYPSANILVTTKKDFEKRNRKKFCARIATGDYDAIIMGHSQFEKIPVSLERQKRLIQEQIWEIENGLEELKDSGAEQFTIKQLERTKKGLEARLKRLNDNSRKDDVVTFEQLGVDRLFVDEAHNYKNLFLYTKMRNVAGLSTTDAQKSSDMFLKCRYLDEITHSRGVVFATGTPVSNSMTELYTMMRYLQYETLKERNLIHFDCWASTFGETVTAIELAPEGTGYRARTRFARFYNLPELMLLFKEATDIKTADQLNLPTPKAVYHNEVAQPSEIQKEMVKKLSERAAAVHSGAVDPTVDNMLKITSDGRKLGLDQRVINPMLPDNPGSKVNMCVNNVFRFWHDGQDKKLTQLIFCDISTPKSRAAAKEERAVRAGGKLAVGTELHALQDATPDADAPEPFSVYSDIRDKLIARGVPAGEIAFIHDADTEVKKKELFAKVRAGQVRVLMGSTAKMGAGMNVQDLLIASHDLDCPWRPGDLEQRSGRIIRQYNTNPEGHIFRYVTEGTFDSYLWQTVENKQKFISQIMTSKSPVRSCEDIDETALSYAEIKALCAGDERIKEKMDLDMDVAKLKLMKANHQSQQFRLEDNLLKYFPEEIERNKGFIKGLETDMATLEAHPHPKDGFAGMVVRGDSLTDKDNAGAAILEACKEVKGLEPMEIGSYRGFTVSLSVEGFGQDFILTLKGQMTHRVTLGKDARGNLIRIDNALSDMPKRLQNVHAQLDNLHSQMDAAKAEIGKPFPQEAELAQKSARLAELNALLDIDSRTPAQRQASEVLEKSERPSVLKNLKEPCVCGTGRKPKHELAR
- a CDS encoding TnpV protein — its product is MENNLTYSRNGDYLIPDLTITQPTESIGKYGRMRKNYLKEHRPVLYSSLLLSEKLYPHLLEIERTATARLERMMPELMKSAGVTESLKASNPMHWVGLMNNLKAQAEETILTELIYS
- a CDS encoding DUF3849 domain-containing protein — its product is MNTIPVYKYPATYAHEHNELEIYRASHKANIACRDAIDDAIRDNYRNNCLGSDSAKQVIAEFGFDRTLYVLANTVREKDWDGRIDRRNKDWARTIPVFDDENGFGDNRNLEFIVDRAHPGLLDLFINQARREYLLTQPLTKEDIQSEATRLLRRLQSEREPNSPSGTHFMAQISPDFLIRASTKDQDRLFAMLPFKSLSFSTIKDRKGIFAFIQKDENRDQPLRQRKPSVRKKLQKTQAEPKPPASSKGKEMEL
- a CDS encoding IS110 family transposase, encoding MTSVGIDVSKEKSTVCILRPYGEVVASPYEIPHTESEVKSLVDRVCSLEGEVRVVMEATGGYHLPLLACLKQAGLFVSVINPLIMKKYASSSLRKGKTDKLDSVRIANFGIDNWFKLIDYSAPKGIYEQLRILGRQYSHYITMKIESKLTLTDLLDRTMPGIKKLLSGKRSEEPTKDKLCDFVEEYWHYDNITKRSEARFVCEYCRWAKKKGYHANEAKAKKIYAMARDGIPTLPSSAASIKMLTLEAVRVLKEINRTLETILTQMQELATTLPEYGVVRDMKGVGNVLAPRLIAEIGDVRRFHSGSALVAFAGIDSPPFQSGGFTGTQRRISKRGSALLRKTGYEVMKCLKSTKPSQDAAVYLFMLKKEGEGKPKKVAKVAALNKFLRIYYARVMEVYRS